From the genome of Astatotilapia calliptera chromosome 3, fAstCal1.2, whole genome shotgun sequence:
TTTAATGTAGTTGTTGTAACAGCATTCATCTTAGGACTGATTATAACACTAATCACTATCATGTGGCTATAAAATCACCTCAAGGGGTTAATGACCAATAACTATTCATTCAACAATCCAGTTTCATATTTCtatgcttttttgtgttttacaagGTGTTAATCTTGTGAAACGCAAGGTGGCAGAGCACGACAACCTGAAGATCACCATCGAGCAGAACGGGGACAAGTTTCACGTCAAAGAGTCCAGCACTTTACGCACCAAAGAGGTTGACTTCACTCTGGGCGTTCCGTTCGACTACACCCTGGCTGATGGCACTGAAGTCTCAGTGAGTGCGCTAAAGagaaacattactgaagcacagGCACTTGGTCAAGGTGCTGTTCCATAATTGCACAAAGGCAACCAGAAATGGTTTGTTTTAGGAAAATCTGGCTTGTTTTTAAGAATGATGGATTCTCTGCTAATGGAAATAGTGGAAACCAGCTGCAGTTAAAAGCAAAGGAACAGTTTCCAGTGAATAATTCACTCTGCGGTGAATTAAAAGTCGCTTTTATGCAAATGTAAAACAGTAAGGGAGAGTGTTAAAGAGTGCTTTGACTGTATATTTTTAACCAGGGTGCATGGGAGATGGAGGGGGACATGATGAAAGGCAAATTCACCAGGAAAGACAACAACAAGCTCCTGACCACTACTAGAACTCTGGTGGGCGGAGAGCTCGTGCAGGTCAGTAGGTCCAAAGGTGTCGATCCCGAATTCAGTCCCAATAAATAAACGTCTCCACAAACCATTGacactttttgtctttgcagagCTACAACTATGAAGGGGTGGATGCCAAGAGGATTTTCAAGAAGCAGTAACCTGGATATTgaagttcaaattttatttttatataaatcacACAGCCCAGTGAACTGTATCTGAAGTTATTGTTGGCATTTAGCTTATTTTACAAGAAGAATTATGGTCACCATGTtcatgaaacactgaaatggtCACACAGCGCAGTTAAATTTGCATCCCTTTTCCTGTgaaaggagaaaacaaacactaaacagCATCCTGGCAGTGGATATCTATCTGTAGCAGTAGCTAAACATTCAAATgggtttagttttatttgtcttGGAGGGGTTCGGGATTTTCCGCACATCATAGTTTCAACAAATTTCACAGGACTCATTCATTGGTATGGTGTAGGTTATCCACAGTAATGGCTGTTTTCAGGTAAAGCTCCACAGCaacatgaaatacatgaaatgttattgtgtgtgttcaaacagggggaaaaaatcaaatTGCACTAATGGTTCTCATGTATCAGATTGTCCTCTACAATAAAGCATGTTTATTATGTCACTTGAGTTTAGTGTTGGTGTTATTAAATGACTGAATTGCATGTGAATTAAGTCCGATAAATATAATCAGTCAAGATTGTCTTAACAGATGTGATAAAAGTCTATAATCTTAGTCATATTGCTTCCATGACACAAGCACAAAGCTCATGCCTCTACGATATCATTTTTTACGAGCATCAAAAGTTCTTCATCAGGGATTTAAGTGAAATACCACGTTACCATTTCAGACTGCTTTCCAGTCACTCTTATAGCGCATGATTGGAGTGTGACCTTCTGCTGTCATGTGGCGGCCCTTATGTGCTATGTGGAGAACTAATGGTTCATCACATGGTGGTTTTCTAGAAAGTGAACAATGATTTTCATTCAGGGACAAAAAGCTCATGGCTGTTTTTAGCCACGAAGGGTGTAAAGAGTAAGAGCATGTATGTAATGAGGCTGTCTGACCACAAGAGGGAAACCCGTGCCTCctttaattttactgctgtagaTACAGCAGCACAATACGAATTCTAGGACCTGCCAGCTTCAGAAAATGCtagataaaaatgttttttatgggttttttcattatttgtacaaaaacacaagaaatggCAAAGATAATTATTTGATCATTCTCGGCATGTGCGCAGTATTGAACAAGAGGggtataaaaaaagcaaaaaaagtggCAAgcctaaaaaaaactgtttacagAAGATGAAAAGTATCATGAGATTTTGAACCACTATACAGTTTGGAAAGCTCATTGGTAACTGCTCCATTTTACAGTATGACGATGATCCTAAACACACTCCTAAAGAAGTAAATGCAAacctagaaagaaaaacacaacgaCACACTTTCAGTCATgcattggcctccccagagcctggacctgaacattgaagcagtgtgggatcattttaCAGAGTGTGCTGCacaaggcagccaacatccaaagaagcgctttgaatgtccttcaagatgcCTGAAGATATTCCTCAAGataacttaaagaaattacaagaaagcttgacaaagtacaaactctgtttttgtttctataaaTCTCAGCACCCATTCCCATTTTCATagtaaaatataacaaatgGTGGCTCAGGACTTTTGCACTCTGCAGAGACAGTGCCTGATGGACAGGTTCGGTAAGTCTTCACGCCTGCGTAGTTTAACTTTTGTGATGTTCATCATGTGCAATTTAAGCAAAATTAAGCAACAGGTTTCCAGTATTTAGAACTTCCACTGCTCAAAGTGCTTGAGTTTTCCAGTCTTTGGCAGAGCAGGCATCAACATGACACAGATTTCCTTACATGGGCATCTTGGCTAATAATTATCCTACTGAAACCCAAACTCTTGTTTTGAGACCCGATAAGTATAGAAACTAAACTGCTTTTGAACAGGGAGTCATCAGATGTTACATGCTTAAAAAGAAGAACTCCTATGAGTTACAATAGCTTTATTTTACGGAGCCCcacaggggacatgggagaaataaaaaattaagacggaattttgcgggatctcgcaaaagttttgcgagatctcgcaaaagttgaattccaacaatggcggcagctacttagttgtaatattactctttctgggtcacaaaatacatttttaagatattttgaggcgtgaatgcagttgtgtaaacgtcagatatctgctcggtttacaagatatcacatatttgcaaaagtgctccgatgtTTTCGGATATTGTATGAAACTTTTGCGAAATcttgcaaaagttttgcgagatcccgagttagttttgcgagatctcgcaaaagtccgtcttaatttttttttctcccatgtcccctgcggggctccgtattATTTGCATTGCAAAGCAAagcaataaatgttttattgggCTGAATGAAGTATATGAAAAGCCAAAACATAATACCAACAGTACATCATCATGGTCTCAGGACTCTGTACTGTATAGTTCTGAGGTTTGTATGGACGTGGTAGGTGATGTCTTTAGATATAAACCATAAGTCCAAATAAAGTAAAACCAATAAAGTGTTAAAGTCTTATTGGCTCTACAATGATAGACTGAGAAAGAAAGAGTCTAATATCGATCGATGGCAACTTCCCACTGAGTCCTGAGTGGCACCCTTTTTCACAGAGGTAAAAGCCCTCCACGAACAAGGCTAATCTGGCAGGGGCTGGGCTGCTTTGAACACCAGTTTTCCGCTGAACCCTCCTTAGGGAGGAAAGTCCCTGGAGACCTGTCAGATGCTGGAGGGCTGAACAGATTTCAGTGCAGGGAAAAAGTGGGCCGCCAGGGCTTcttttctctgtcaagatgtGCAGTCCACactcatt
Proteins encoded in this window:
- the LOC113018666 gene encoding fatty acid-binding protein, intestinal-like, which produces MSFNGTWKIDRSENYVKFMEQMGVNLVKRKVAEHDNLKITIEQNGDKFHVKESSTLRTKEVDFTLGVPFDYTLADGTEVSGAWEMEGDMMKGKFTRKDNNKLLTTTRTLVGGELVQSYNYEGVDAKRIFKKQ